The Carassius auratus strain Wakin unplaced genomic scaffold, ASM336829v1 scaf_tig00002643, whole genome shotgun sequence region GAGCCAATCCAGGCGTGATTCTGGTTATGCACAGGGTGCGTCAGAGTAGTTTGGCTCTCGAGGAATCGACTATCTTCTCTTTTTCAGTCTCGGGGCTTCTCAAAAAAGAGCCATACGTCTCAATGTCCGACGGGCTATGACAACGTCACTGCTTCTCCGCCCGCGTTGGATTGACCCGGTCATGTTTCTCTATGATAACGGTGGCGGCTTGGACGACACCGGCAAGAATATGGAAGGGTTCACGGGAGGTAACTTCTCGCCAAGCCCGTGCAGGAATTTGATGGCTCACCCTGCCTCTCTTGCTCCCAGCGCTGCTTATCCGTCAAGCGACGTGGTAGCCGCTGGAGCGGGTGAGACTGGGAAGCAATGCAGCCCCTGTGCAGCCGTCCAGGGTTCAGCCAGCGCTTCAATTTCCTACGGATATTTCGGTGGCGGCGGATACTATCCTGGCCGAATGTCCAATCACCATGGGGGCGGTGGAGGTCTGAAGACATGCACCCAGTCCCCCGCCTCTGCCTCACCTTACGGGGAAAAATACATAGATACGTCTTCTTCCACCGGCGAAGATTACACGTCCTCGCGCGCCAAAGAGTTTGCCTTCTACTCGAGCTACGCCTCGAGTCCGTATCAGCCAGTTCCCAGCTATCTGGACGTGCCCGTAGTCCAGGCTATGAGCGGGCCTGAGCCCCGGCATGAGTCCTTATTACCAATGGAGAGTTACCAACCGTGGGCTATCACAGCCGGTGGCTGGAACGGGCAGGTCTACTGCACCAAAGAGCAGCCACAGACGGGAAACGTCTGGAAATCGACATTACCAGGTAAGGCTTATGTCAGAATatgtaacaaacaaaataaaagccaTAGTATTAATGCATTTCTTCTAGCTGTCAAAACAATATGATCATGTTGCGTGTATAACAAAACATCCTTAAACAAATTTGgatatttttattctaatttgtATCTTCAGATGCAGGGTCTCACGGAGGGGCAGACGGTAGCTCTTTTCGCCGCGGGAGGAAGAAACGTGTTCCATACACCAAAGTGCAGCTGAAGGAGCTTGAAAGGGAGTATAACGCAAACAAGTTTATCACCAAGGACAAACGCAGGCGGATATCTGCTCAGACCAACCTGTCTGAACGACAGGTTACTATCTGGTTCCAGAACCGACGGGTCAAGGAGAAAAGGGTCGTCAACAAATTAAAAAGCAACAGTTAGCTTTcctctgtgtaaatgcatttgaaCAATTTTAAACAGCGATGGCCCACACGCACTCAAGGCTATGTAATTATAGACGTTTAACGAAGATTTGTTTTCCTTGGACTACCGCTTTGAAGTGACCACTTTGGATCGGACATGGTTGATGGTGACGCGGTGAGTCATTTCTGGGCTACACACGGTGTATGGCCATATTCCCAACTCAGGACAAAGACGGTCAAAAGATAAGTTTGATTGTTGGGATTATTTTCTGCTCACCAAAATATCTAGTGGAGAGAAATACATTGGATATTGATACTGTAACTCTTTACAGTGTGGTACGACTTTTCTTTCATCGCATCCAGTGTCGATTAAAATTGAAATTATGCTTTACTTGGAGTCTCAAGTTCATGAAATTTCGTCTAATGCTGGCGTATATCAGGAATGGAGCCTGTATTTTATTAAGGCCATGTACAATCCGTGGTTATATTTGTGCCAAATAATGTACAATATAGActtactgtgtgtttgtgttaaagaGTAGCCTACCTTAATTGTGTTTTGTCGTTGTGTTGAGCAAAATGCGTCCTAATAAACTATTCATAAGAAAAATATGGTGAcgtaatttatattttgtattcaaaCATCAAACCACGCGATAATATTAACCATTAAAATGGCAGAAATACAAAACTTGAACGTGAATTGGATTTAACACGTTGACTAGCTCTTTGCAGGAGTTGGTACAAGCAAGTAGCCCAGCCTGATAAACCTTTTGGATGGTGTCCACAACTTTATGGACTGTAAAAGGTGCATGTAAAAGGTGTatgaatatacttttttaaaaaattttgtcCATAGACTGAAACGAGAATTGATGCATTTGGAATTTCGCTCGAGTGCCTGCGAAAACTAGGTGACTGCGTACCTCAGCCGTATTATAGAGCAATTGCGCCATCTTCTGATGTGCATTTGTAAGTGAAGCGGCTGGCTTTGGTCATGTTGTTAATTAAATCGAATAAagcttgaaaataaataattggacaTATTAAATCCCACACAATAATCTGTTACGTATCAGTGTATATCTCATTCCCTTTCGTTTGcctgtattaaaatgtattttccacaGATCGTATGTGTATTGATAATATAGGctaatataaaaacatgaaagcAAAAATGAACTCAATAAAAATCTATACAGAAAATAACCGAACACAagaacaatattgttttttttaaactatgttattaacaataatgtttttgtttttactattttgttgTTGCGTCAACTTGGATCTGTTTAAATTGCTTGTCGATTATGACAATTAAGTGCTAGGTTCGTGaacaattacatattttattttacatataaaaaattaagttgacgATTGTATTAATTAAACAAGAAATAAGGACTCAGATAAAAGTTCATTTAAGCCTCTTTCGTTTAACGAGAtcctactgcaaaaaaaaaaaaaaacttcgcACAGCGCCATGTTTTACTCGAGCTTGGTGACTTATGACATAGTAGACAAAACGTGTGTGATTTAATTGACTTTAAGTAATCCTAGTTGTCGAGTTTTGTCATTGTTTATAGTCGTGCCATGGGTAATTTCAGCGTGTTACACTATTTGTAGTTTTGTTTGGCATAGGAGAAGCCACATTTACATGATCAGACATGTGTGTAATCTTGTATTtcttttgtatttctttattttagctATCCTTAGCCAGAAGCTGTGGTTTGCCACAAATTAAATGTTATGATAAACAAAATTTAacagggatgtttttttttatcaatatggaAATACAACGGTAACTCTAAGTTCTGCTGACTGCTCAAACTAAG contains the following coding sequences:
- the LOC113069988 gene encoding homeobox protein Hox-A13a-like, whose product is MTTSLLLRPRWIDPVMFLYDNGGGLDDTGKNMEGFTGGNFSPSPCRNLMAHPASLAPSAAYPSSDVVAAGAGETGKQCSPCAAVQGSASASISYGYFGGGGYYPGRMSNHHGGGGGLKTCTQSPASASPYGEKYIDTSSSTGEDYTSSRAKEFAFYSSYASSPYQPVPSYLDVPVVQAMSGPEPRHESLLPMESYQPWAITAGGWNGQVYCTKEQPQTGNVWKSTLPDAGSHGGADGSSFRRGRKKRVPYTKVQLKELEREYNANKFITKDKRRRISAQTNLSERQVTIWFQNRRVKEKRVVNKLKSNS